From Syngnathoides biaculeatus isolate LvHL_M chromosome 19, ASM1980259v1, whole genome shotgun sequence, a single genomic window includes:
- the rnf152 gene encoding E3 ubiquitin-protein ligase rnf152 isoform X1 — protein MCACATAGRACRPEERRPPALLLLLLLLLLFLFGFRVSARPSCLPVVVVVVVLRSRDDEDELADALAPPPPARDGRACRREHSVTSPRRRRGCLRNDHRGPGRYLNTRWSKFSLVVMETLSQDSLLECQICFNYFSPRRRPKLLDCRHTCCSVCLSQMRSSHKEIRCPWCRGVTKLPPGLSVAHLPDDPDAAAVAAIPHASERTPVFIRLPGSGCYMVPLAGEEDRAPGLLACRFLPGGGQKGVALVSVPEERPLGAVLQGEDGEGERHVSGPAAGLAAKGSTWSGVCTVVLVACVLLFLLGIVLHNMSCISKRFTVISCG, from the exons GGCCCGAGGAGAGGCGGCCGCCcgccctgctgctgctgctgctgctgctgctgctcttttTATTTGGGTTTCGCGTGTCCGCCCGCCCGTCTTGccttcctgttgttgttgttgttgttgtgttgcgtTCGCGCGACGACGAGGACGAGCTTGCAGACgcactcgccccccccccccccgcacgaG ATGGACGAGCATGTCGCCGCGAGCACTCTGTGACGTCGCCGCGACGCCGTCGGGGTTGTCTGCGCAACGACCATCGAGGACCGGGACGTTATCTGAACACCCGGTGGAGTAAATTTTCCCTCGTTGTCATGGAGACTCTTTCCCAAGATTCCCTGCTGGAATGCCAGATCTGCTTCAACTACTTCAGCCCGCGGCGGCGGCCCAAGCTGCTGGACTGCCGCCACACGTGCTGCTCCGTGTGCCTGTCGCAGATGCGCAGCAGCCACAAGGAGATCCGCTGCCCGTGGTGCCGCGGCGTCACCAAGCTTCCGCCGGGCCTCTCCGTGGCCCACTTGCCCGACGACCCCGACGCGGCGGCCGTGGCGGCCATCCCGCACGCCTCCGAACGCACGCCCGTCTTCATCCGGCTGCCCGGCAGCGGCTGCTACATGGTTCCGCTGGCCGGCGAGGAGGACCGGGCGCCCGGCCTGCTGGCGTGCCGCTTCCTGCCGGGCGGCGGACAGAAGGGCGTGGCGCTGGTGAGCGTGCCCGAGGAGAGGCCGCTGGGCGCGGTTCTCCAGGGGGAGGACGGCGAAGGGGAGCGGCACGTGAGCGGGCCGGCGGCGGGGCTGGCGGCCAAGGGGTCCACGTGGTCGGGCGTGTGCACGGTGGTGCTGGTGGCGTGCGTCCTCCTCTTTCTGCTCGGCATCGTGCTGCACAACATGTCCTGCATCTCCAAGCGCTTCACCGTCATCTCCTGCGGATGA
- the rnf152 gene encoding E3 ubiquitin-protein ligase rnf152 isoform X2, which translates to METLSQDSLLECQICFNYFSPRRRPKLLDCRHTCCSVCLSQMRSSHKEIRCPWCRGVTKLPPGLSVAHLPDDPDAAAVAAIPHASERTPVFIRLPGSGCYMVPLAGEEDRAPGLLACRFLPGGGQKGVALVSVPEERPLGAVLQGEDGEGERHVSGPAAGLAAKGSTWSGVCTVVLVACVLLFLLGIVLHNMSCISKRFTVISCG; encoded by the coding sequence ATGGAGACTCTTTCCCAAGATTCCCTGCTGGAATGCCAGATCTGCTTCAACTACTTCAGCCCGCGGCGGCGGCCCAAGCTGCTGGACTGCCGCCACACGTGCTGCTCCGTGTGCCTGTCGCAGATGCGCAGCAGCCACAAGGAGATCCGCTGCCCGTGGTGCCGCGGCGTCACCAAGCTTCCGCCGGGCCTCTCCGTGGCCCACTTGCCCGACGACCCCGACGCGGCGGCCGTGGCGGCCATCCCGCACGCCTCCGAACGCACGCCCGTCTTCATCCGGCTGCCCGGCAGCGGCTGCTACATGGTTCCGCTGGCCGGCGAGGAGGACCGGGCGCCCGGCCTGCTGGCGTGCCGCTTCCTGCCGGGCGGCGGACAGAAGGGCGTGGCGCTGGTGAGCGTGCCCGAGGAGAGGCCGCTGGGCGCGGTTCTCCAGGGGGAGGACGGCGAAGGGGAGCGGCACGTGAGCGGGCCGGCGGCGGGGCTGGCGGCCAAGGGGTCCACGTGGTCGGGCGTGTGCACGGTGGTGCTGGTGGCGTGCGTCCTCCTCTTTCTGCTCGGCATCGTGCTGCACAACATGTCCTGCATCTCCAAGCGCTTCACCGTCATCTCCTGCGGATGA
- the LOC133492584 gene encoding cadherin-20-like, translated as MEPWSASWLYVMLYVMSLLAQGLLGNHPASSPQRLQRVKRGWVWNQFFVLEEYTGLDPLYIGKLHSDMDKGDGSIKYILTGDGAGTTFTIDDSTGDIHAIQRLDREVKSQYVLRAQARNRLTDRPLEPESEFIVKIQDINDNEPKFLDGPYRASVLEMSKIGTPVIQLTATDADDPTYGNSARVVYSILEGQPYFSVDAKTGVVRVSLADMDRETRENYTVVIQAKDMGGQLGGLAGTTRVDISLGDVNDNPPVFDQRLYQMSVPESASMDSEVGRIRATDRDVGINADMTYSVIDGDGRDTFGIATDSSNRYAIITVKKPLDFEAKRSYTLKVQGANTHVEDVTTLRDVSTFRDVTIVHISVDDVDEPPVFDAPAYLLEVDEDAEVGTLVRTMGARDPDGDNNTVRYSLDRSSDPDKFFYVDITSGALMTLRPLDREQLGWHNISVLAMEMNNPSQLSSAAVAIRVRDVNDNAPTLSDYLEAYVCDGARAGQLIQAVTAVDPDEPPGGHHFSYALAPHAANNPNFTLRDNQDNTAWVLTRRGGWSQREQTIFYLPITVADGEPPLHTSTSTLSVRVCACDRDGNIMTCNAEAHSLPASLSRAALIAILAAIFVLLVMILLMLSLRTHRKKPYLSDEEENVHENIVRYDDEGGGEEDTEAFDIAAMWNPREVHPQASEPRQDMLPEIQSLSRYVPMASGGSGVHGYVLSKLLEADVDPCAPPYDSLQTYAYEGEGSVAESLSSLQSGTSGGDHEYDYLNDWGPRFKKLAEMYGVLDINNPPMW; from the exons ATGGAACCCTGGTCCGCATCGTGGCTGTACGTGATGCTCTACGTGATGAGCCTTCTGGCCCAAGGCTTGCTGGGTAATCATCCCGCCAGCTCCCCGCAGAGGCTACAGAGGGTCAAACGAGGCTGGGTATGGAACCAGTTTTTCGTCCTGGAGGAGTACACCGGGCTGGACCCGCTTTACATCGGAAAG CTCCACTCTGACATGGACAAAGGTGACGGCTCCATCAAGTACATCCTGACGGGCGACGGCGCCGGCACCACCTTCACGATTGACGACAGCACAGGTGACATCCACGCCATCCAGAGGCTGGACCGCGAGGTCAAGTCCCAGTATGTGCTGCGAGCGCAGGCCAGAAACCGCCTCACCGACAGGCCTCTCGAGCCCGAGTCAGAGTTCATTGTCAAGATTCAAGACATTAACGACAACGAGCCCAAGTTCCTGGACGGACCCTACCGGGCATCGGTGctggaaatgtcaaaaatag GAACGCCAGTGATCCAGCTGACCGCCACTGACGCGGACGACCCGACATACGGCAACAGCGCCCGTGTGGTCTACAGTATCCTGGAGGGTCAGCCTTACTTCTCGGTGGACGCAAAGACCG GCGTGGTGCGGGTCTCGCTGGCTGACATGGATCGGGAGACCAGGGAGAACTACACGGTGGTCATTCAGGCCAAGGACATGGGCGGCCAGCTGGGCGGGCTCGCCGGAACCACACGCGTGGACATCTCGCTCGGcgacgtcaacgacaacccACCCGTCTTTGATCAAA GGTTGTACCAGATGAGCGTGCCCGAATCCGCCTCGATGGACTCAGAGGTGGGTCGGATCCGGGCCACAGACCGCGACGTGGGCATCAACGCTGACATGACGTACAGCGTGATTGACGGCGACGGCAGAGACACCTTCGGGATCGCCACCGACAGCAGTAACAGATACGCCATCATCACCGTCAAGAAG CCGCTGGACTTTGAGGCCAAGCGGAGTTACACCCTGAAGGTACAGGGCGCCAACACACACGTGGAAGACGTCACCACACTCCGCGATGTCAGCACGTTCCGCGACGTCACAATCGTGCACATCAGCGTGGACGACGTGGACGAGCCGCCCGTCTTTGACGCGCCCGCTTACCTTTTGGAAGTGGACGAGGACGCCGAAGTGGGCACGCTGGTCAGGACGATGGGCGCCAGGGACCCGGACGGCGACAACAACACTGTGAG gTACTCCTTGGATCGGTCCAGCGACCCCGACAAGTTCTTCTACGTGGACATCACGTCTGGGGCTCTGATGACATTGCGTCCGCTGGACCGCGAGCAGCTAGGATGGCACAACATCAGCGTCCTGGCCATGGAGATGA ACAATCCCTCTCAGTTGTCCAGCGCGGCCGTGGCCATCCGCGTGCGGGACGTGAACGACAACGCCCCCACGCTCAGCGACTACCTGGAGGCCTACGTGTGCGACGGCGCCAGGGCAGGACAG TTGATCCAGGCGGTGACGGCTGTGGATCCTGACGAGCCTCCCGGCGGACATCACTTCTCTTACGCTTTAGCGCCGCATGCAGCCAACAACCCGAACTTCACCCTGCGAGATAACCAAG ACAACACAGCGTGGGTGTTGACGCGTCGCGGCGGCTGGTCCCAGCGTGAGCAGACCATCTTCTACCTTCCCATCACGGTGGCGGACGGGGAGCCTCCGTTGCACACCAGCACCTCCACGCTGAGCGTGCGCGTTTGCGCCTGCGACCGCGATGGAAATATCATGACCTGCAACGCGGAAGCTCACAGCCTGCCTGCCAGCCTCAGCAGGGCGGCGCTCATCGCCATCCTCGCTGCCATCTTTGTGCTCCTGG tgatgaTCCTGCTGATGCTCTCGCTGCGGACGCACCGCAAGAAGCCATATCTTAGCGACGAGGAGGAGAACGTACACGAGAACATTGTCCGCTACGACGACGAGGGCGGCGGCGAGGAGGACACGGAGGCCTTTGACATCGCTGCCATGTGGAATCCGCGGGAAGTGCACCCACAAGCAAGTGAGCCGCGGCAGGACATGCTTCCGGAGATCCAGAGCTTGTCTCGCTACGTACCCATGGCTAGCGGCGGCAGCGGCGTTCACGGCTACGTCCTGTCGAAGCTCCTGGAGGCCGACGTGGACCCGTGCGCACCCCCCTACGACTCCCTGCAGACGTACGCCTACGAGGGCGAGGGCTCGGTGGCCGAGTCGCTCAGCTCGCTGCAGTCGGGCACGTCCGGCGGCGACCACGAGTACGACTACCTCAACGACTGGGGGCCGCGCTTCAAGAAACTGGCCGAGATGTATGGCGTGCTGGACATTAACAATCCCCCCATGTGGTAG